Proteins found in one Paenibacillus dendritiformis genomic segment:
- a CDS encoding TrmB family transcriptional regulator has product MEDVFKELQKLGFSPYECKAYIGLLKVHPITGYEISKRSGVPRSMIYEVLGKLMDKGAVHLVPSDPVKYSPVPSGELIDRLRNQFEQSFSFLEQRLPLLQRERDMDVIWHIRSDELVLNEMADMIGRAEDELWLSVWEPQVPVIQEAVDAHLREGVQVFSVLFGAPEARIGTTFHHDYMPPEVVKDRAGGRLTIVSRDGEEVLIANFSGDAASWAVRTHDPVLVLVATEYIRHDIMIEEITAVFGAEKLDALWRNHPALYHVVTGQRYEDQRRTKEEP; this is encoded by the coding sequence ATGGAGGATGTGTTCAAGGAGTTGCAGAAGCTCGGCTTTTCTCCATATGAGTGCAAAGCCTATATTGGACTGTTGAAGGTTCACCCCATTACGGGCTATGAGATTAGCAAGCGATCCGGCGTGCCTCGATCTATGATTTACGAGGTGCTGGGGAAGTTGATGGACAAGGGGGCCGTTCACCTCGTGCCTTCCGATCCGGTCAAATACTCGCCGGTTCCTTCGGGCGAGCTCATCGATCGGCTGCGGAACCAATTTGAGCAATCCTTTTCTTTTCTGGAGCAAAGGCTGCCGCTCCTGCAGCGGGAGCGGGACATGGATGTCATCTGGCATATCCGCAGCGACGAACTGGTGCTGAATGAAATGGCGGATATGATCGGAAGGGCGGAGGACGAGCTGTGGCTGTCCGTCTGGGAGCCGCAGGTTCCTGTCATTCAAGAAGCGGTGGACGCGCATCTGCGGGAGGGGGTTCAGGTGTTTTCCGTGCTCTTCGGAGCGCCGGAAGCCCGCATCGGGACGACCTTCCATCATGATTATATGCCGCCGGAAGTGGTCAAGGATCGGGCGGGAGGGCGCTTGACCATCGTCTCCCGCGACGGTGAGGAGGTGCTGATCGCGAACTTCTCCGGCGACGCTGCCTCCTGGGCGGTCCGGACGCATGACCCGGTGCTCGTGCTGGTGGCGACCGAGTATATCCGGCATGACATTATGATTGAAGAGATAACGGCCGTATTCGGAGCGGAGAAGCTGGATGCGCTGTGGCGGAATCATCCTGCTCTCTACCATGTCGTCACCGGACAACGGTATGAGGATCAAAGGCGGACAAAGGAGGAACCATGA
- a CDS encoding YjcZ family sporulation protein: MSDIKGGYGCHHPFTSTAVILVLFILLVIVSRACIY, from the coding sequence ATGAGCGATATCAAAGGTGGGTACGGATGTCATCATCCCTTCACTTCTACAGCTGTAATCTTGGTTCTGTTCATCTTGCTCGTCATCGTTTCTCGTGCATGCATTTATTAG
- a CDS encoding DUF1836 domain-containing protein, which translates to MESFTLTRKEMSSLLLSLQGMQRQSPLAILQAAWSHTHGNTGAAADSMQSILSLDMPHIIKKLIQGQPFAGFSLQEIADLGHLIEHSNISITSIQNWVKRDFKELFASIKEGRKYSINQAALMFMIDDLKCTLDFVSIRTLFDSLFRDRHGGIDPIQVYHAYAGMFEELDANNDQLFDVAGHASAGGAQDALLEQLVKTTADRTAQGWALSGPCRKAVSNGLVIAVLSVQASYLQDIAKRYYTANVFLQFES; encoded by the coding sequence ATGGAGTCTTTCACGCTGACCCGCAAAGAAATGTCGTCTCTGTTGCTCTCGCTGCAAGGGATGCAGCGCCAGTCGCCGTTGGCCATTCTCCAGGCCGCATGGTCGCATACTCACGGCAATACGGGAGCGGCAGCGGACTCGATGCAGTCAATCTTGTCACTGGATATGCCGCATATCATCAAGAAATTGATTCAGGGCCAGCCGTTTGCCGGATTTTCGCTGCAGGAGATCGCGGATCTGGGCCATTTGATAGAGCATTCGAACATTTCGATTACATCGATTCAGAATTGGGTGAAGCGCGACTTCAAAGAGCTGTTCGCCAGCATTAAGGAAGGGCGCAAATACTCGATAAATCAAGCGGCACTGATGTTCATGATCGACGATCTGAAGTGCACGCTGGACTTCGTATCGATTCGCACGCTGTTCGATTCCCTGTTCCGCGACCGGCACGGAGGGATCGATCCGATTCAGGTCTATCATGCTTATGCCGGCATGTTCGAGGAATTGGATGCGAACAATGACCAGTTGTTCGACGTGGCCGGACATGCTTCGGCCGGGGGCGCGCAGGATGCGCTGCTGGAACAGCTCGTCAAGACGACGGCCGACCGGACGGCGCAAGGATGGGCTCTGTCCGGGCCCTGCCGGAAGGCAGTCAGCAACGGCCTCGTCATCGCCGTTCTGTCCGTCCAGGCCTCCTATTTGCAGGATATCGCGAAGCGATATTACACCGCCAATGTGTTCCTGCAATTTGAATCGTAG
- a CDS encoding hemolysin family protein: MIAVLIMLTAFFVATEFAIVKLRSSRVDQLVLEGHKKALAVQQVTSNMDGYLSACQLGITITALGLGMLGEPTVKAMLLPWLTDMNISSNVSHVLSYAIAFLSVTFLHVVVGELAPKTLAIQKAEAITLLAAKPIIFFYKLMYPFIWLLNGSANLLVRTFGLKPASEHEEAHTQEEIQIILSESLQSGKINNAEYGYVNRIFAFDELLAKEIMVPRTDMACVYTNYSLEQNLEIIRKEQYTRFPVATGSKDNIIGMMNTKQLFLEYDREKEFDFRSLIHPILTVPEAIPVKTLLTRMQQENMHMALLVDEYGGTSGIITIEDILEEIVGEIRDEFDTDERREIEVLDEGCYLLDGLVPLHEFCHLTGLEIDNAEVDTFGGWVFNHFTELHRGKELRYEHVRMIIREMSKNRIRRIEVIVEDKVEAPVPVPE; encoded by the coding sequence ATGATTGCCGTATTGATTATGCTGACTGCGTTCTTCGTTGCGACCGAGTTCGCTATCGTGAAGCTGCGCTCCAGCAGAGTTGATCAGCTTGTGCTGGAAGGCCACAAGAAAGCGCTCGCCGTTCAGCAAGTCACAAGCAACATGGATGGATATCTGTCAGCCTGTCAGTTAGGTATTACGATTACGGCGTTAGGACTCGGGATGCTGGGCGAGCCGACCGTGAAAGCGATGCTGCTCCCATGGTTGACCGACATGAATATTAGCAGCAATGTCAGCCATGTGCTGTCCTATGCCATCGCGTTCTTGTCCGTTACCTTCCTCCACGTTGTCGTCGGGGAACTCGCGCCGAAGACGCTGGCCATTCAGAAGGCCGAAGCGATCACCTTGCTGGCAGCGAAGCCAATCATATTCTTTTACAAATTGATGTACCCATTTATTTGGCTTCTTAACGGCTCTGCGAACCTGCTGGTCCGGACATTCGGGCTGAAGCCGGCCAGCGAGCATGAGGAAGCCCATACCCAGGAAGAGATTCAGATTATCCTGTCCGAGAGCCTGCAGAGCGGGAAGATCAATAATGCCGAATACGGCTATGTGAACCGCATCTTCGCCTTCGATGAGCTGCTGGCGAAGGAGATCATGGTGCCGCGTACTGATATGGCCTGCGTCTATACCAACTATTCGTTGGAGCAGAATCTGGAGATTATCCGCAAGGAGCAGTACACCCGCTTCCCTGTCGCGACCGGCTCCAAAGACAATATCATCGGCATGATGAACACGAAGCAGCTGTTCCTGGAGTATGACAGAGAGAAAGAATTTGATTTCCGATCATTGATTCACCCGATTCTTACCGTGCCCGAAGCGATACCGGTCAAGACCTTGCTGACACGGATGCAGCAGGAAAATATGCATATGGCCTTGCTCGTGGATGAATACGGCGGGACATCGGGGATTATTACGATAGAAGATATATTGGAAGAAATCGTCGGCGAGATTCGGGATGAGTTCGATACCGATGAGCGCCGGGAAATTGAAGTGCTGGATGAAGGATGCTACCTGCTCGACGGCCTTGTGCCGCTGCACGAATTCTGCCATTTGACCGGACTCGAGATCGACAACGCGGAAGTGGACACGTTCGGGGGCTGGGTGTTCAATCATTTCACCGAGCTGCATCGAGGCAAGGAATTGCGTTATGAGCATGTCCGCATGATTATCCGCGAGATGAGCAAGAACCGCATTCGCCGGATTGAAGTCATTGTCGAGGACAAAGTGGAAGCACCAGTACCAGTACCGGAATAA